The Novosphingobium humi DNA window GTTCGACACGCAGGCGGGCCTCAACAGCCCCAAGCAGGATGTGAAGGCATGGGGCTGGTCGCTCTTCCTCGAGGCCAAGCCCACCGAAGCGCTGACGCTGCGTTCAATCACCGCCTTCCGCAAGGACGATTCGGCCTCGCCCATCGACTTTGACGCCACCGCCTCGCAGGACGTCGACGTGCCCGCCTATTACCGCAACAAGCAGTGGAGCCAGGAGCTTCAGGTGCTTTACAGCAAGGGCCGGTTCAACGGCATGGCGGGTTTCTATTACCTCTATGCCACGGCGCTGACGCAGTTTGGCGTGAACCTGTTCACGAACAATGCGATTGTGGCGGGTCTCCAAGCCTATACTGACGCCAATATCCGCACCGACACGATGGCCGGTTTCGTCAACATGTCCTATGACATCACCGATCAGATCAGCATCGAGGCGGGCGGGCGTTATACTTGGGACAAGCGCTACGCCCAGATCCTGCGACAGAATTATTCTGGTGGCGGGTCGAGCGTTTTCGGTGGACCGGGCACACCCTTTGGCGCCGCCAGCACCAATTTTCTGGGCAGCGCCAGCTACACCAAATTCACCCCGCGCGTGTCGCTCAACTGGCGCCCGGACCCGAACAACACGATTTACGCCAGCTTCAGTCAGGGCTTCAAGGGCGGCGGGTTTGACCCGCGCGGCGTGGGCGTCAATGCGCCTGCCGGGGTCAGCCAGGGCCAGTTCCTCAGCTTCCGCCCGGAAAAGGTGGACAGCTATGAAATCGGCCTGAAAACCCGGCTGTTCGATCGCAAACTGGCGCTCAATCTGGCCGCCTTCCGCATGGATTACAAGGACGTGCAGATCCCCGGCTCGGTGGCCTGCACGGTGGGCGGCTTGCCCAGCTTCTGCGGCGTGGTATCCAACGCGGGCAAGGCGCGGATGCAGGGCGTCGAGGCCGAGGGACGACTGAAACTGGGCGCGCTCTCGCTCAATGGCTCGCTGGGCTATATCGATGCCAAGTATCTGCAATATATCACGCTGATCGCGGGCCAGCCCACCGATGTCGCCGCCAACCGCAAGGTGCAGAACACGCCGTCATGGACCGGCAATGCCTCGGCCACCTATGCGATTCCCGTGCCTTCGGGCTCGCTTGACCTGTCGGGCGGCGTCTCGTGGAAGAGCACGACCTATCAGTTCGAAATTCCCAACCCCTATCTCGACCAGCCTGCCTATGCGCTCTTCGACGCCAGCCTCGTCTATCGCGCGCCGGGGGGCCGCTGGACGCTGGGCGTTTATGGCAAGAACCTGGCCGACAAGCGCTATAAGACCTCGGGCTATACCTATGTTTCGGCCAATGCGACGACCGGGGCGCTTAATTATACCTCGGCGGGCAATCTGATCCCCACTTTGGGCAAGGAAGGCGTGCTGACCACCTATTGGGGCAATCCGCGGCAGGTGTTTGCCACGGCGACGGTGAATTTTTAAGGGTAAGGGGTGCCTCCGGCGGGCAAAGGGCGAAAGCCCTTTGCAATCCCGATAATGGGGGTGGTGCCGGTGGCGACCTCGGTGGCGAATTAAATGAAAAAGCCTGCGGCGCTACTCAATGGCGCCGCAGGCTTTCCTATTTCAACGCCGCGTTCGACACAAAACGCCGAACCCATAGCGCGATATAGACAGTAACGGGAGCGCGAGGGACGAGTCCCTCGCATATCTCTACTCTACTTCATCAAAAAACCGCGCCATAGCCTCCCGCGCATCGGGTTCATCCATCATCGGCGCATGGCCCACCCCCGCCACCGGCGCCAGAACCGCGCGCGAATGCCCCGCCACCATCGCCTGCGCCACATCTTCGTCCAGCAGATCCGTCACCGTCCCGCGCAGCACCAGCACGGGGCGCGCATCGGCAAAGCGGTGCCATTTACCCCATGGGTCCGGATCGGCCACGATGCGGGCCAGCGCGCGGGCGATGCCGGGATCGTAATCGGCAATGACCTGTCCGCCTTCTTCGCGGAACAGGCGGCGGGCCATGGCCATCCAGTCGGCGGGGCCGTAATGGGCAAACACATCGGCATTCATCGCCGCGCAGGCGTCGGCGGCGGCCTGCCAGTCGGGCAGGGGTTTGCCCTGGCCCACATAGCCCGCGATCCGGCCCAATCCGACCATGGAAAGCTGCGGCCCGATGTCATTGATCACCGCGCCCGCCACCAGTTCGGGATAAAGCGTGCCCAGCTCCACCGTAATCAGCCCGCCCATTGAGGTGCCGACAAAGATCGCCCTGCCAATCCCCAACTGCGTCAAGAGCGCGGTAATATCCGCAACATAGGTGGCGATGTCATAATTTTCCGCCGGGTCGCGGTCGGAATTTCCGCGTCCGCGCATGTCCAGCGCCAGCACCCGCCTTTGCCGCGCCGCGATCCATGGCGAGACATTTTCGAAATCGCGCGAATTGCGGGTCAGGCCATGCAGGCAGACCACCGGCAGGCGCGCCTCGCCGCCCGCCCCGGCATAATCGCGGGCAAACAGGTTCAGCCCCTCGGCGCTGCGCCAATGGCGGGTAACATGGTCGCTCATGGCTTTTCCTCCCGCCGGGCCGGGCTCTTTTGCGGGGAATCTTTTCGCGGGGCAAGGCCTTCGGTGATGAAGCGCCCCGCCTCGCGCACGACATCCTCGGGCGCCTCATCGCCCCACACGCCGTAGCGCAGGCCGAGGAACACGTTGATGCCCATCAGCGCCCAGGCCCGCACCTCGCAATCGCCATCGCTGATCTCGCCGCGCTCCATCGCCGATTGCAGGCGGGAGGCGATGCGGGTGGCCGATTTGGTGTAATGTTCGCGGTAGGCCGCCGGATCGACGAATTCGGATTCATCGATGATGCGATAGATCTCTTTATGCTGGCGCACGAATTCCAGATAGGCGAGCTGGCCCGCCTGTTCGGCGGCGATCTGGTCCGGGGCGGCGGCAATGCGCGGGGCGACGAAATCCTTCACTTGCCCCGAAAGATCGCGCACAAGGGCCTGAAAAATCGCTTCCTTGCTGTCGAAATAGACGTAAAAGCTGCCCGTGGCGACGCCTGCGCGCGCGGTGATCTGGCTGATGGCGGCGTCGTGAAAGCCCTTTTCGCCAAATTCCTCGGCTGCGGCATTGAGCAGCGCGCGCAGGGTTCGCCGCCCGCGCTCGGTCTTGGGCACCTTGTTCGCGCCGGGAACGGGGGCGGGCGCCGGGGTGTTTTTCGTATCAGACATCGCTCTTGCCGCTTTCTAATTTGAAGCGTGATTCATTTTTCACTATTATGCCCAAGCAGGCCCAAAGCGCAAGGTTTACCCATATCCGCGCCGGGCATTGAAAGAGAATTAGCGGGGAGAGAATTATGCGCGAGCCCGTGTTGCGGCGAAAACCGGCCTTTGTGCTGGCCATGCTGCTGGTGGTCTATACATTCAATTTCATCGATCGCCAGATCCTTGGCATTCTGGCCGGGCCGATCAAGGCCGATCTGCATCTGACCGACACGCAGCTTGGCGCGCTGGGCGGCTTTGCCTTTGCGCTGCTCTATTCGACGATGGGCCTGCCGCTGGCCTGGCTGGCCGACCGGCGGGGCCGGACGCGGGTGATCGCGGCCTCATTGGCGGTGTGGAGCGCCTTTACCGCGCTGTGCGGGGTGGTGTCGGGCTTTTGGGCGATGTTTGTGTGCCGCCTTGGGGTGGGTGTGGGCGAGGCGGGCGGGGTGGCGCCCTCCTATGCGCTGATTTCCGACACTTTTCCGGCCCACCAGCGGGCGCGGGCGCTGGCGGTCTATTCGCTGGGCATTCCGCTGGGTTCGGCGGCGGGGGTGCTGCTGGGCGGCTATGTGGCCGCCGCCGTCAACTGGCGCGCGGCCTTTCTGGGCGTGGGGCTGGCGGGGCTGGTGTTCACGCCGATCTTCGGCCTGCTGGTGCGCGATCCGCTCAAGGCCGAGAGCGTGAAAGCGCCCGGCCTGATCGAGGTCCTGCGCATCCTTGCCGTCAAGCGCAGCTTCTGGCTGCTGGGCTTTGGCGCGGGGTCCTGCTCGATGATGGGCTATGGGCTGGCCTTCTGGCTGCCCTCGCTGATGCGCCGCTCGTTCGGGCTGGATCTGGTGGAAACCTCACAGTTCTTCGGCCTGCTGCTGCTGATCGGCGGTACGGTGGGGGTGATGGCGGGCGGCGTCTTTGCCGACCTGCTGGGCGGGCGCAGCCGCGCGGCCTATGGCTGGCTGCCGGCGGTGTCCTTCCTGCTGGGCGTGCCGCTGTTTGCCGCCGGGCTCTATTCCGGATCGGCCGGGCTTGCCTTCTGGCTCTTCCTCCTGCCCCAAGCGCTGGTCTATCTCTGGCTCGGCCCGGTTCTGACGGCGGTGCAGCATCTCGTGCCCGCCCCGATGCGCGCCACCGCCTCGGCCAGCTTTCTCTTGATTAACAATCTGATCGGCGTTGGCCTCGGCTCGCTCACCATCGGCAAGCTCTCGGATATGCTGACGCCCGCCTATGGCGATGATGCCCTGCGCCATGCGATCCTGCTGGGGCTGGGGTTCTATCTGCTGGCCGCCGTTCTGATGATGGCAGGGGGGCGGTTTTTGGCGCGGGAGTGGGTGGAGTAAAGGGGAGAGTTTTTGCCTCCGGCGGGCAAAGGGCGGGGGCCCTTTGCAATCCCGTTAATGGGGTCTTGAATCGAAATGGCCGTGCTTTGGGATGTGCGATAAAGCCTGCGGCACGGCGGGGTGGCGCTGATTGGCGCCGCAGGCTTTCAAATTCAAAGTTTGCCTCCGACACCTAACGCCGACCCAAAAGCGCTCCGCCAAAATTATCGGGATTGCAAAGGGACCGAGTCCCTTTGCCCGCCGGAGGCATATTTTTACCCTTGGGCCGCCCAAACCCCCAAAGCCTGCTCGAGATCGGCGATCAGATCGCGCGGATCTTCAAGCCCGATCGACAGGCGCACGCCAAAGCGGTCCTCCGCCTCCATCCCGGCCAGAGGCCACGCGCTGGCCGTGCGCACGCGTGCCGGATCAAGCGGGGTGGCGAGGCTTTCAAACCCGCCCCATGAATAGCCGATCCCGAAGAGCGAGAGCGTATCGATCAGCGCATCGCGCGCCGCGCTGCTGCCCCCGCGCAGGACAAAGCTGAACAACCCGCAGCCGCCGGTGAAATCGCGGCGCCACAATTCATGCCCCGGCGCGCCCGGCAGCATCGGGCACAGGACGCGCGCCACTTCCGGGCGCGCCGAAAGCCATTGCGCAATGGTCAGCGCGCTGGCCGTCTCACGCTCCAGCCGGAGCGAGAGCGTGCGCAACCCGCGCAGCACCAGTGCCGCGTCATCGGGGCTGACCACGGTGCCCATCTGTTGGGCATGGCGGCGCAGGCGGTCATACCATTCGGGGCCGGCGCTGGCGCTGCCCATCATCACGTCGCTGTGTCCGCCCGCGTGTTTGGTCAACGCCATCAGCGTGATGTCGACGCCATGGGGCAGGGGGGCAAAGCCGAGCGGGCTGGCCCATGTGTTGTCGATGATGCTGGTGATGCCCCGGTCGCGGCAGATGGCGGCGATGGCGGGCACGTCCTGCACATCCATGGTCAGGCTGCCGGGCGATTCGAGCAGGACGGCGGCGGTGCGCTCGCAAATCGCGGCCTCGAAGCCGGCCAGATCGGTGGGGTCGAACCAGCGCGTTTCCACCCCGATGGTTTTCAGGATGCCATTGCCCAGCGTTCGGCTCGGCTCATAGGCATTGTCCGTCATCAGCAGCACATCGCCCGGTTTCAACACTGCCAGCAACACGCCTGAAATCGCCGCCAGACCGCTGGGGTAAAGCACCGTGCCCGCCGCCCCCGGCTCGATTTGGGTCAGCGCCTCGGCCAGCGCCCATTGCGTGGGCGCGCCGCGACGGCCGTAATAAAACCGCCCATCCTCATTATAGGCATGGCCCGCCCGCAGCGCCGCCATATCGGGATAGAGATGCGTCGAGGCGCGCCACACGGCGGGCGTCACCACGGCGGAGGGGTGGTTTTCGATCCCGGTCCATTCCGGGCGGCGACCTGCCAGCGTCAGTTGCGTGTCGGTGTGCAGGGAGGATGTGTCGATGTTCTTGGCCATGGCGATGCTCTGGCCGTTTTTTTGCCCAACGAAAAGTTGAGTCTGCAAACAGGGACAATTTGCCGCACCGACATGCCCGGTGCGGCCAAATCTTCAAACCCCGGTTTTCAAACCCTGGCGGCGTTATATTGCGCCGGGCCGGTTTCCTTGGGCATGGCGGGGTCGGCGCCCCATTCGGCCCAACTGCCGTCATAAAGCGCGACATCTTCCTTGCCGATCAGATGCAGCGCGAAAATCAGCACGCAGGCGGTGATCCCGCTGCCGCAGGAGGTGATGATCGGGCGAGCAAGATCAACGCCCGCGCTTTCAAACGCCTCGCGGATGCCCTTGGCGTCCTTAAACGTGCCGTCGGGCCGATACATCAGCGTATAGGGCACGTTGAAGGCGCCCGGAATATGGCCCGCGGCCATGCCGGGGCGCGGTTCGGGCGCGCTGCCGGCAAAACGCGCGGCGCCGCGCGCATCGACCACCTGTTCCTTGCGCGTGCCGATATTGGCCAGCACGGACAATTTATCGCGCAGCTTTTCCGAAGCCTGCCAAGCGGTATAATGGCGGTGGCGCAATTGCTTGCCGCCTTCCTCCACCTTGCGCGCCTCGGCATGCCATTTGGCCAGACCGCCGTCGAGGATCGCCACATTCTGCGCCCCGAACAGTTTGAGCATGAACCATGCGCGCGCCGCACTGTGGATGGCTGAATCGTCGTAAAGCACGATGCGGCTGCCATCGCCAAGGCCAAGCGACTGCATCCGGCTGGCGAAACGTTCCGGGCTGGGCAGGGTGTTTTCGATTCCAGCCCCCGGATCGGCCAGATCGGCCAGATCCATGAACACCGCACCGGGGATATGCCCGGTTTCATATTCGTCCTTCGCGTTGCGCCCCGCGTCGGGCAGGTGGCTGCTGGCGTCGACGATGCGCAGATCGCACGCTTCCATATCATCAGCCAGCCACTGGGTTGTCACCAGGCTTTCCATTCGCCGGCGCTCCTCCTTCGCTGCGAAAGCGAAAAATCTAGGCCTGAATTGTGATCGACGCAAACGGTTTTGTCGGGAAACGCGCTGCTATGAAGTTTGTATTGAACTAAAGCATTATATTGCAAGTGCGAAAGGCTGCTCTAACCCCGCTCGGATGCAATGCTTTGCACCAGCAGATTGTCGTAGAGATGCGCCCTGCCATCCAGCGGAATCGGCACCAGCCGCCCCCCCTCCTCGGGCAGGCCGATCATGAAGCTGCGGTCCTGAAAAGGATGGGCTGCGGCCCCCTCGACCGTGGCAAAGATCCGCGCCGCCGCGACCAGCAGACGCATCGCGCCCAGCCGCAAAGCGGGCAGTTTGGCCAGCGGCACGCGCCATTCCTCGGCAATCGCGGCCTCTTCGCCCGGCATCAGCGCGGCCAGACTATGGGCCAGCGCCGTATCGGGCAGATCGCCCTCGGGCGTGGTCATGCAACTGTCCACTCGAATCGGGCCGAGCGGCATGGCGCCATCGTTGCGCAGCGTGACGCGGAACCGCAATTCGATCCGTGACGCGCTGGTGCTCAACCGCAGCGCCTCAAAACCTATGATCAGCGGATCGGGCGGGGCGACCGGCACAGGCCGGGCCGGTTCGGCCGGAGGGATACGGTTGAACAGGGGCGAGGGTTTGAACACGCCGCGCGCGGGCGGCGTCCTTTCCGGTTCGGCCGCCTGCGGATCGGGCGTGGGGGGATCGGGGCTGTGGGCGGGTGCGGGCCTGCGCGCGATTTCTATGACCGGGCCTCTGGCGATGGGCGGTTCGGGCGCGGCGGGCGCATCGGCATAGGCGGCGACAAAGGCGGATGCGCGCGGGCTTTCCTCATCGGGTGCCGGATCATCCTGCGCCGGATCATCCTGCGCCTCATGGGCCTGATCGAACAGGCGGGCGATGGTGGCGGCATGTTCCTCATCGACTGCGGGTTCGGGCGGGGCGGCCTTGCGCGGGGCGGGGCGGGCCATGCGGCTGGGTGCGGCATCGGCCTGCGCCCGCTTGGCCCGCCGCGCCCGCCAGCGCAGGAACAGCCAGAGCAGGCCCAGTTCCAGGGCCAGCCCGAGCCCGACGCCCAGCGGGTAAAGCATGTCATGCGCCAACGGACGCGGGCCGGCGGCAACCGGCGTTGCGGCAGGGCGCGGCGCGGCGGGGGGCGGCCTTAAGGCCGCAGGGGGCGTTGCCACGGATGCGGCGAGGGCGGGCCGGGCAACAGGCGCCGCAGCCTCGGCGGGCAGGGCCGCCGCGAGTCTGGCCACCGGCGAGGCATGGGCCACCGGCGAGGCATGGGGCATCGGCGAGGTATGGGCCACAGGCGCGGCGGGCGGCGCATAGGCAATGCGTGGGCGGGGCGTTTCGGCGGGGCTGTTCGCTTTGGCCTGAACACGGGGAATGGGCGCGCGCGGTGCATCGCCGCTTTTTATCGGCGGGCCGGGGCGGGGTGTCCAGTCAACGGGGCTTTTGCCGACAGGATCCTTGAACACAGGAATGATCTGCGGATTTTTGGCGGCGGGCGCGAGGGTGGCCGTTGCGGTGGGGGATGCGGGCGGCGATGGGCCGAAAACATCGACGGATTGCGCCTGTGCTCCGGTCGCGCCCAGCGCGAAGGCCACCGGCCATCCTCCCCGCATCGCGCCTGCCACAATGCTGCGCAGCCTCGCCGTTCCGCTCAGGCGGATGGGCGCGGCCCGTGAAGTCCGGCCGGATCTGAACAGTTTGCGCATCGCCCCATTGTCGCTCCAAACAGGTTAGCCGAGGGATAAACCGGGCAAAGGGCTAATCCTAGCTGTGGCTTGCACCTATGCGGATCTGTTCAAAGCCTTAACCGCATATGGCGGCCCCCTTGCGCACCTGTCCGCCTGCACGCTTGTCTCGGGCGCGCGGCGGTGGCATGGGGAGGTATGAGCAATTCCTATAACGCGCCGCTTTCCCCCAAATTCCTCGGCCAGAACACCGGCCTGCCCGCATCGCCCGACG harbors:
- a CDS encoding TonB-dependent receptor is translated as MALNARNSIRPSFAMPFGAVLLASVAIGALPAPAMAQEGANNGDIIVTARRRNESLNNVPITMTALTGDQLAAKGFADITSLADEVPNVTLEPSRGTNSTLSAFIRGVGQQDPVSGFEQGVGIYLDDVYLNRPQAAVLDIYDVERVEVLRGPQGTLYGRNTIGGAIKYVTKKIDDKLHLGLRGTYGSYDQADGVATISSPITKDGLIRASGTLARLTRGGFGRNLTTGLSNYNKDIWAGRGTIEVHGDKIFARLTGDYTHDMSNPRGGHREIPGQYSGAPVLANVFDTQAGLNSPKQDVKAWGWSLFLEAKPTEALTLRSITAFRKDDSASPIDFDATASQDVDVPAYYRNKQWSQELQVLYSKGRFNGMAGFYYLYATALTQFGVNLFTNNAIVAGLQAYTDANIRTDTMAGFVNMSYDITDQISIEAGGRYTWDKRYAQILRQNYSGGGSSVFGGPGTPFGAASTNFLGSASYTKFTPRVSLNWRPDPNNTIYASFSQGFKGGGFDPRGVGVNAPAGVSQGQFLSFRPEKVDSYEIGLKTRLFDRKLALNLAAFRMDYKDVQIPGSVACTVGGLPSFCGVVSNAGKARMQGVEAEGRLKLGALSLNGSLGYIDAKYLQYITLIAGQPTDVAANRKVQNTPSWTGNASATYAIPVPSGSLDLSGGVSWKSTTYQFEIPNPYLDQPAYALFDASLVYRAPGGRWTLGVYGKNLADKRYKTSGYTYVSANATTGALNYTSAGNLIPTLGKEGVLTTYWGNPRQVFATATVNF
- a CDS encoding alpha/beta fold hydrolase, which translates into the protein MSDHVTRHWRSAEGLNLFARDYAGAGGEARLPVVCLHGLTRNSRDFENVSPWIAARQRRVLALDMRGRGNSDRDPAENYDIATYVADITALLTQLGIGRAIFVGTSMGGLITVELGTLYPELVAGAVINDIGPQLSMVGLGRIAGYVGQGKPLPDWQAAADACAAMNADVFAHYGPADWMAMARRLFREEGGQVIADYDPGIARALARIVADPDPWGKWHRFADARPVLVLRGTVTDLLDEDVAQAMVAGHSRAVLAPVAGVGHAPMMDEPDAREAMARFFDEVE
- a CDS encoding TetR/AcrR family transcriptional regulator, whose product is MSDTKNTPAPAPVPGANKVPKTERGRRTLRALLNAAAEEFGEKGFHDAAISQITARAGVATGSFYVYFDSKEAIFQALVRDLSGQVKDFVAPRIAAAPDQIAAEQAGQLAYLEFVRQHKEIYRIIDESEFVDPAAYREHYTKSATRIASRLQSAMERGEISDGDCEVRAWALMGINVFLGLRYGVWGDEAPEDVVREAGRFITEGLAPRKDSPQKSPARREEKP
- a CDS encoding spinster family MFS transporter; its protein translation is MREPVLRRKPAFVLAMLLVVYTFNFIDRQILGILAGPIKADLHLTDTQLGALGGFAFALLYSTMGLPLAWLADRRGRTRVIAASLAVWSAFTALCGVVSGFWAMFVCRLGVGVGEAGGVAPSYALISDTFPAHQRARALAVYSLGIPLGSAAGVLLGGYVAAAVNWRAAFLGVGLAGLVFTPIFGLLVRDPLKAESVKAPGLIEVLRILAVKRSFWLLGFGAGSCSMMGYGLAFWLPSLMRRSFGLDLVETSQFFGLLLLIGGTVGVMAGGVFADLLGGRSRAAYGWLPAVSFLLGVPLFAAGLYSGSAGLAFWLFLLPQALVYLWLGPVLTAVQHLVPAPMRATASASFLLINNLIGVGLGSLTIGKLSDMLTPAYGDDALRHAILLGLGFYLLAAVLMMAGGRFLAREWVE
- the metC gene encoding cystathionine beta-lyase, with product MAKNIDTSSLHTDTQLTLAGRRPEWTGIENHPSAVVTPAVWRASTHLYPDMAALRAGHAYNEDGRFYYGRRGAPTQWALAEALTQIEPGAAGTVLYPSGLAAISGVLLAVLKPGDVLLMTDNAYEPSRTLGNGILKTIGVETRWFDPTDLAGFEAAICERTAAVLLESPGSLTMDVQDVPAIAAICRDRGITSIIDNTWASPLGFAPLPHGVDITLMALTKHAGGHSDVMMGSASAGPEWYDRLRRHAQQMGTVVSPDDAALVLRGLRTLSLRLERETASALTIAQWLSARPEVARVLCPMLPGAPGHELWRRDFTGGCGLFSFVLRGGSSAARDALIDTLSLFGIGYSWGGFESLATPLDPARVRTASAWPLAGMEAEDRFGVRLSIGLEDPRDLIADLEQALGVWAAQG
- the sseA gene encoding 3-mercaptopyruvate sulfurtransferase produces the protein MESLVTTQWLADDMEACDLRIVDASSHLPDAGRNAKDEYETGHIPGAVFMDLADLADPGAGIENTLPSPERFASRMQSLGLGDGSRIVLYDDSAIHSAARAWFMLKLFGAQNVAILDGGLAKWHAEARKVEEGGKQLRHRHYTAWQASEKLRDKLSVLANIGTRKEQVVDARGAARFAGSAPEPRPGMAAGHIPGAFNVPYTLMYRPDGTFKDAKGIREAFESAGVDLARPIITSCGSGITACVLIFALHLIGKEDVALYDGSWAEWGADPAMPKETGPAQYNAARV